From a single Nocardioides sp. dk884 genomic region:
- a CDS encoding 2-phosphosulfolactate phosphatase — MADLFGQGSFGLRMDWGPVGARAARADVSVVVDVLSFSTSVCIAVERGMRVYPYRWKDAEAAEFARENAAVLAVGRLEATKEGGIPAPSLSPAGLLECEVVPRLVLPSPNGSTIAEALRETGAEVVAGCLRNAGAVAEWLAPALERGLSVAVIAAGERWSSDDSLRPALEDHLGAGAILWSLARLGHGDLMSPEAAAAVDLFAAAQDDLGERMARCVGGRELASKGFAADVSAAAALSVSDIVPVLAGGSFGPAG, encoded by the coding sequence ATGGCGGACCTCTTCGGGCAGGGATCCTTCGGTCTCCGCATGGACTGGGGGCCGGTCGGTGCACGTGCAGCGCGCGCCGACGTGTCGGTCGTGGTCGACGTCCTGAGCTTCTCCACCTCGGTCTGCATCGCTGTCGAGCGCGGCATGCGCGTCTATCCGTACCGCTGGAAGGACGCCGAGGCGGCCGAGTTCGCCCGGGAGAACGCGGCCGTGCTCGCGGTCGGCCGGCTCGAGGCGACGAAGGAGGGTGGGATCCCGGCCCCGTCGCTGTCGCCCGCTGGCCTCCTCGAGTGCGAGGTGGTGCCACGACTCGTCCTGCCCTCGCCGAACGGATCGACGATCGCCGAGGCGCTGCGGGAGACAGGGGCCGAGGTGGTGGCCGGCTGCTTGCGCAACGCCGGGGCGGTCGCTGAGTGGCTGGCGCCGGCTCTGGAGAGGGGGCTGTCGGTCGCGGTCATCGCTGCGGGTGAGCGGTGGAGCAGCGACGACTCGTTGCGGCCCGCGCTGGAGGACCACCTCGGCGCGGGCGCCATCCTCTGGTCGCTGGCGCGGCTGGGCCACGGGGACCTGATGAGCCCGGAGGCCGCAGCGGCGGTGGACCTCTTCGCAGCCGCCCAGGACGATCTCGGGGAACGGATGGCGAGGTGCGTCGGAGGACGGGAGCTCGCGAGCAAGGGCTTCGCGGCAGACGTGAGTGCGGCGGCGGCCCTGAGCGTCTCCGACATTGTCCCGGTGCTGGCGGGCGGTTCGTTCGGCCCCGCCGGGTAG
- a CDS encoding HNH endonuclease signature motif containing protein → MVKPRQAVIHAHLSHAAISRDEAGIAHVEETRSIVSTDQVRDWCSGDAQVTVKPVIDLEAHHHTDAYAIPDRLAEQTRLAQPVCAFPWCERPARRCDTDHVVAHGTGGPTCSCNLAPLCRRHHRAKTHTAWTYDKTDAATYLWRSPHGLHLIKERGTTRLVTAHPPDQ, encoded by the coding sequence GTGGTGAAGCCCCGCCAGGCGGTCATCCACGCGCACCTCTCCCACGCGGCGATCTCCCGCGATGAGGCAGGTATCGCGCACGTCGAGGAGACCCGGTCCATCGTGTCGACCGACCAGGTCCGCGACTGGTGCAGCGGCGACGCCCAGGTGACGGTCAAGCCGGTGATCGACCTCGAGGCCCACCACCACACCGACGCCTACGCGATCCCTGACCGGCTCGCCGAGCAAACCCGTCTGGCCCAGCCGGTGTGCGCGTTCCCGTGGTGCGAACGCCCTGCGCGGCGTTGCGACACCGACCATGTGGTCGCCCACGGCACCGGCGGCCCGACGTGCAGCTGCAACCTCGCCCCGCTCTGCCGGCGCCACCATCGGGCCAAGACCCACACCGCGTGGACCTACGACAAGACCGACGCCGCGACGTACCTCTGGCGATCCCCACACGGGCTGCACCTGATCAAGGAACGCGGCACCACCCGCCTCGTCACCGCACACCCACCCGACCAGTAG
- a CDS encoding DUF222 domain-containing protein: protein MAEFAPMEFGAAIGMSTDSARSLVGDALELAHRLKQTWKLVRAGKVPLWKARRLAQLTTTLPLDGAEFVDRQVAGFVGKISWAGIERLVDQARVMFDPEGAEKQRREAADGRRFDVHTDEATHDGTVHVEGVLDLGDAIDLDAAVRQGAEELAALGSTESLDVRRSIAVGELARRQLAFDLRAEAG, encoded by the coding sequence GTGGCGGAGTTCGCACCCATGGAGTTCGGCGCGGCGATCGGCATGTCCACCGACTCCGCGCGGTCCTTGGTCGGTGACGCGCTGGAGTTGGCGCACCGGCTGAAGCAGACCTGGAAGCTGGTCCGGGCCGGCAAGGTCCCGCTCTGGAAGGCCCGGCGGTTGGCGCAGCTGACCACCACCCTGCCGTTGGACGGCGCGGAGTTCGTGGACCGCCAGGTGGCCGGGTTCGTCGGGAAGATCAGCTGGGCCGGGATCGAGCGGCTCGTCGACCAGGCCCGCGTGATGTTCGATCCCGAGGGTGCGGAGAAGCAGCGCCGCGAGGCTGCTGACGGTCGCCGCTTCGACGTCCACACCGACGAGGCCACCCACGACGGCACCGTCCACGTCGAGGGGGTTCTCGACCTCGGCGACGCGATCGACCTGGACGCCGCGGTCCGCCAGGGCGCGGAGGAGCTCGCGGCCCTTGGCTCCACCGAGTCGTTGGACGTGCGCCGATCCATCGCTGTGGGCGAGCTCGCCCGGCGCCAGCTGGCCTTCGACCTCCGGGCCGAGGCGGGCTAG
- a CDS encoding SDR family NAD(P)-dependent oxidoreductase has protein sequence MSSEQQTQRVVVVTGAASGVGFATAEMFRDAGEIVFGLDRAATVPEGVTYVECDVSSKAAVDAAVAVCGQHGRIDVLANVAGIVQFGRFERIDEAELDRVLAVNLKGPFLLTQAALPLLEVGPGCVVNVASVAGRVPQPYAAAYGASKGGLVQLTKNLALELASRRIRVNAVCPGTIDTPMVAQVASTYPTDLDPKVAERLHMQFPGTISPQEVAESIRYLSSPQARFVTGEVLAIDGFMS, from the coding sequence ATGAGCAGCGAGCAGCAGACGCAGCGCGTCGTGGTGGTCACCGGCGCCGCCTCCGGGGTCGGGTTCGCGACCGCCGAGATGTTCCGTGATGCCGGTGAGATCGTCTTCGGTCTCGACCGCGCCGCGACCGTGCCCGAGGGCGTGACGTACGTCGAGTGCGACGTCTCGAGCAAGGCGGCGGTCGACGCGGCGGTCGCGGTGTGCGGGCAGCACGGCCGTATCGACGTGCTCGCCAACGTGGCCGGCATCGTGCAGTTCGGCCGCTTCGAGCGGATCGACGAGGCCGAGCTGGACCGGGTGCTGGCGGTCAACCTCAAGGGCCCGTTCCTGCTGACCCAGGCGGCGCTGCCGCTGCTGGAGGTCGGTCCCGGCTGTGTGGTCAACGTGGCGTCGGTGGCCGGTCGCGTCCCGCAGCCGTACGCCGCGGCGTACGGTGCCTCGAAGGGCGGGCTGGTCCAGCTGACCAAGAACCTCGCCCTCGAGCTGGCCTCGCGCCGCATCCGCGTCAACGCCGTGTGCCCCGGCACCATCGACACTCCGATGGTGGCCCAGGTGGCCTCGACGTACCCCACCGACCTGGACCCGAAGGTCGCCGAGCGACTGCACATGCAGTTCCCCGGGACGATCTCGCCGCAGGAGGTGGCGGAGTCGATCCGCTACCTGTCCTCGCCGCAGGCCCGATTCGTCACGGGTGAGGTGCTGGCGATCGACGGGTTCATGAGCTGA
- a CDS encoding SDR family NAD(P)-dependent oxidoreductase: protein MGVLDGKVALVTGAARGVGAGIARAFAKEGARVAVLDLDAAGAEAMAAELEQHAPAFGLGCDIRDSGQVDASVAQVVERFGTVDILVNNAMASAQSRFEDATDADIDLALDTGPKATYYFMRACFPHLKGTLEEGGGRIINLRSASDPGGLAGYGAYVAAKAGVGGLTRVAAREWGRHGITVNNLAPFVLTEGAKAHYDERPDELKGVLRRLSLPRAGDAEADVGRAAVFLAGPDAGYVTGCTINVDGGGTFFS from the coding sequence ATGGGAGTGCTGGACGGCAAGGTCGCGCTGGTGACCGGCGCCGCGCGTGGCGTGGGTGCGGGGATCGCGCGGGCGTTCGCCAAGGAGGGGGCCCGGGTCGCGGTCCTGGACCTCGACGCCGCAGGCGCCGAGGCGATGGCGGCGGAGCTGGAGCAGCATGCGCCGGCGTTCGGGCTGGGCTGCGACATCCGCGACTCCGGGCAGGTCGACGCCAGTGTGGCCCAGGTGGTGGAGCGCTTCGGCACCGTCGACATCCTGGTCAACAACGCGATGGCCTCGGCCCAGAGCCGCTTCGAGGACGCCACCGACGCCGACATCGACCTCGCGCTCGACACGGGTCCGAAGGCGACGTACTACTTCATGCGCGCCTGCTTCCCGCACCTCAAGGGGACCCTGGAGGAGGGCGGCGGCCGCATCATCAACCTGCGCTCCGCCTCCGACCCGGGCGGTCTCGCGGGCTACGGCGCGTACGTCGCGGCGAAGGCCGGCGTGGGCGGCCTGACTCGGGTCGCGGCGCGGGAGTGGGGGCGCCACGGGATCACTGTGAACAATCTGGCGCCGTTCGTGCTGACCGAGGGCGCGAAGGCCCACTACGACGAGCGTCCCGACGAGCTCAAGGGCGTCCTGCGCCGCCTCTCGCTGCCGCGCGCCGGCGACGCCGAGGCCGACGTCGGGCGGGCGGCGGTCTTCCTCGCCGGGCCGGACGCCGGCTATGTCACCGGCTGCACGATCAACGTCGACGGTGGGGGCACCTTCTTCTCCTAG
- the pdxY gene encoding pyridoxal kinase PdxY → MKLLSIQSSVAYGHVGNSAAVFPLQRLGHEVWAVNTVHFSNHTGYGAWRGPMLPASDVRDVVIGVEERGAFPDVDAILSGYQGGEDIGEVIIDAVARVKAANPAATYTCDPVMGNARSGCFVNPAIPVLLREKVVPVADIITPNQFELGYLTDTEPRTLDDILASADAARAMGPSTVLITSVERSDRPEDTIEMMVVNGDGAWLVRTPYLPMKANGSGDITSALFTAHLHTTGDPAVALGRTASSVFGVLRTTLESGERELQIVAGQEHIAHPAEEFEVERVR, encoded by the coding sequence ATGAAGCTGCTGTCCATCCAGTCCTCGGTCGCCTACGGCCACGTCGGCAACTCCGCTGCCGTCTTCCCGCTCCAGCGGCTCGGGCACGAGGTGTGGGCGGTCAACACCGTGCACTTCTCCAACCACACCGGGTACGGCGCGTGGCGCGGCCCGATGCTCCCGGCCTCCGATGTGCGCGACGTCGTGATCGGCGTGGAGGAGCGCGGCGCGTTCCCCGACGTCGACGCGATCCTGTCCGGCTACCAGGGCGGCGAGGACATCGGCGAGGTGATCATCGACGCCGTGGCGCGGGTCAAGGCGGCCAACCCGGCGGCGACGTACACCTGCGACCCGGTGATGGGCAACGCCCGCTCGGGCTGCTTCGTGAACCCCGCGATCCCAGTCCTGCTGCGCGAGAAGGTCGTGCCGGTCGCCGACATCATCACGCCCAACCAGTTCGAGCTCGGCTACCTCACCGACACCGAGCCGCGCACCCTCGACGACATCCTGGCCTCGGCCGACGCGGCCCGGGCGATGGGCCCGAGCACGGTGCTGATCACCAGCGTCGAGCGGTCCGACCGTCCCGAGGACACCATCGAGATGATGGTGGTCAACGGCGACGGCGCCTGGCTGGTGCGCACGCCGTACCTCCCGATGAAGGCCAACGGCTCCGGCGACATCACCTCGGCGCTCTTCACCGCCCACCTGCACACCACCGGCGACCCGGCGGTGGCCCTGGGCCGCACCGCCTCCTCGGTCTTCGGCGTGCTGCGCACGACCCTGGAGAGCGGCGAGCGCGAGCTGCAGATCGTCGCCGGCCAGGAGCACATCGCGCATCCGGCCGAGGAGTTCGAGGTCGAGCGGGTCCGCTGA
- a CDS encoding GMC family oxidoreductase — MAKTPYSNEADYVVVGSGSAGAAMAGRLAQSGASVIVLEAGRSDNQLLTKKPGMIGPMHAEPRIKRINDWGYYTVPQQHILGRRMPAPRGKVLGGSSSVNGMVYVRGNRANYDSWAAEGCTGWDADSVNAAYQRMEDYEGGADAYRGAGGPIRVGVNPRPQEGTLQFIQATSETLGVKVLDDYNGASQEGVGRMQQNAADGLRYSASRGYIHHLAPRTLEVQTRVLVTKVVIENGRAVGVRVRDKDGGSRVVRAGKEVILSAGFIGTPQILMLSGIGPAAHLAQHGITCVADLPVGDNLHDHMFHALTFHATSSTLRGSALFFAKGLAKELTRGGTFLANSVFESVGFVRTSQAADVPDLQLHLLPWAYVSPNQDAPVRHDVDQRPALTVLTTLIYPRSRGTLRLASADPTATPLIDPNYLADSRDLDTLVEGTEMVREIFGSAAFGGAVKSEIHPGDGVRGPQLRSEILNRATSVYHGVGTARMGTDERAVVTPDLKVRGIEGLRVADASIMPSITGGNTNAPAIMIGERGAALVLGKA; from the coding sequence ATGGCCAAGACTCCCTACTCGAACGAGGCCGACTACGTCGTCGTCGGTTCCGGCAGCGCGGGTGCCGCGATGGCCGGCCGGCTGGCGCAGTCCGGCGCGAGCGTGATCGTGCTCGAGGCCGGGCGCAGCGACAACCAGCTGCTCACCAAGAAGCCCGGGATGATCGGGCCGATGCACGCCGAGCCGCGGATCAAGCGGATCAATGACTGGGGCTACTACACGGTGCCGCAGCAGCACATCCTCGGGCGCCGGATGCCCGCCCCGCGGGGCAAGGTGCTCGGCGGCTCCAGCTCGGTCAACGGGATGGTCTACGTGCGCGGCAACCGCGCCAACTACGACTCCTGGGCCGCCGAGGGCTGCACCGGCTGGGACGCCGACAGTGTCAACGCGGCGTACCAGCGCATGGAGGACTACGAGGGCGGCGCCGACGCCTACCGCGGTGCCGGCGGCCCGATCCGGGTCGGGGTCAACCCGCGCCCGCAGGAGGGCACGCTGCAGTTCATCCAGGCCACCTCCGAGACCCTGGGCGTCAAGGTCCTCGACGACTACAACGGAGCCTCCCAGGAGGGCGTCGGGCGGATGCAGCAGAACGCCGCGGACGGGCTGCGCTACAGCGCCTCGCGCGGCTACATCCATCACCTCGCCCCGCGCACCCTCGAGGTGCAGACCCGGGTGCTCGTGACCAAGGTCGTGATCGAGAACGGACGCGCGGTCGGTGTGCGGGTGCGCGACAAGGACGGCGGCAGTCGGGTGGTGCGCGCGGGCAAGGAGGTCATCCTCTCGGCCGGCTTCATCGGCACGCCGCAGATCCTGATGCTCTCCGGCATCGGCCCGGCCGCGCACCTCGCGCAGCACGGCATCACCTGCGTCGCTGACCTCCCGGTCGGCGACAACCTGCACGACCACATGTTCCACGCGCTGACCTTCCACGCGACCTCCTCGACGCTGCGCGGCAGCGCGCTGTTCTTCGCCAAGGGCCTGGCCAAGGAGCTCACTCGCGGCGGCACCTTCCTGGCCAACTCGGTCTTCGAGTCGGTGGGCTTCGTGCGCACCTCCCAGGCCGCCGACGTGCCCGATCTCCAGCTGCACCTGCTGCCCTGGGCCTACGTCTCGCCCAACCAGGACGCGCCGGTGCGCCACGACGTCGACCAGCGCCCGGCGCTGACGGTGCTCACCACGCTGATCTATCCGCGCAGCCGGGGCACCCTGCGCCTGGCCTCCGCGGACCCGACCGCGACGCCCCTGATCGACCCCAACTACCTGGCCGACTCCCGGGACCTCGACACCCTCGTCGAGGGCACCGAGATGGTGCGCGAGATCTTCGGCTCCGCGGCGTTCGGGGGAGCGGTCAAGAGCGAGATCCATCCCGGCGACGGCGTACGCGGCCCGCAGCTGCGCAGCGAGATCCTGAACCGGGCCACCTCGGTCTACCACGGGGTGGGCACCGCGCGGATGGGCACCGACGAGCGCGCGGTGGTCACCCCCGACCTCAAGGTCCGCGGCATCGAGGGCCTGCGGGTCGCCGACGCCTCGATCATGCCGTCGATCACCGGCGGCAACACCAACGCTCCCGCGATCATGATCGGCGAGCGCGGTGCCGCCCTCGTCCTCGGAAAGGCCTGA
- a CDS encoding succinic semialdehyde dehydrogenase has product MDIASATASATGLTDAAAAATPLRPTRPASLTDAFLRGLVARVPSSGAAPWPLTEVYTGEKLIDLPQSSPADIEEAFVRAREAQRIWAAWPVRKRLRVFRTAHRLLLESTHTTADLIQAESGKNRRMAVEETCDPPMVISHYLKRAPRLLRRTTRGGPVPLVSTSTEIRRPKGVVAIIAPWNFPFATGLSDAIPALMAGNAVVLKPDNKTALSPLHGIALLERAGLPKGLFQVVCGEGPDVGPTLIDRANYVMFTGSTATGRVIGERAGRNLIGCCLELGGKNPMVVLDDVDAAEWVNGALFGVFGNTGQICMHIERIYLPDSRYDELKAAFVTATQALELGAAYDFGPDVGSLISPDHMARVYAHVEDAVAKGAHVVTGGRARPDLGPAFFEPTILEGVTSEMECGVTETFGPVVALHRYRTVEEAIALANDTDYGLNASVWGSDVARAERVARRIEAGNVNVNDALATAYASKGTPSGGIKQSGVGARHGDQGLLKYTDVQNLAVLKKQVMGIRPGQDYDAYVEQMLSGLRMMRRFRIR; this is encoded by the coding sequence ATGGACATCGCCAGCGCCACCGCCAGCGCCACCGGGCTAACCGACGCCGCAGCCGCTGCGACCCCGCTGCGCCCGACCCGCCCGGCCTCGCTCACCGACGCCTTCCTGCGCGGGCTCGTGGCACGGGTGCCCTCCTCGGGCGCCGCACCATGGCCGCTGACCGAGGTCTACACCGGCGAGAAGCTCATCGACCTCCCGCAGTCGAGCCCGGCCGACATCGAGGAGGCGTTCGTCCGGGCCCGCGAGGCGCAGCGGATCTGGGCTGCGTGGCCGGTGCGCAAGCGGCTGCGGGTCTTCCGCACCGCGCACCGCCTGCTGCTGGAGAGCACCCACACGACGGCGGACCTGATCCAGGCCGAGAGCGGCAAGAACCGGCGGATGGCGGTCGAGGAGACCTGCGACCCGCCGATGGTGATCAGCCACTACCTCAAGCGCGCGCCCCGGCTGCTGCGCCGGACCACCCGCGGCGGCCCGGTCCCGCTGGTGTCCACCTCGACCGAGATCCGCCGGCCCAAGGGCGTCGTCGCGATCATCGCGCCGTGGAACTTCCCGTTCGCCACCGGCCTCTCCGACGCGATCCCCGCGCTGATGGCCGGCAACGCCGTGGTGCTCAAGCCGGACAACAAGACCGCGCTGTCCCCGCTGCACGGCATCGCGCTGCTGGAGCGCGCCGGGCTGCCGAAGGGGCTGTTCCAGGTGGTCTGCGGCGAGGGCCCCGACGTGGGCCCGACGCTCATCGACCGCGCCAACTACGTGATGTTCACCGGCTCGACCGCGACCGGTCGGGTGATCGGCGAGCGCGCCGGGCGCAACCTGATCGGCTGCTGCCTCGAGCTCGGCGGCAAGAACCCGATGGTCGTGCTCGACGACGTCGACGCCGCGGAGTGGGTCAACGGCGCGCTGTTCGGGGTCTTCGGCAACACCGGGCAGATCTGCATGCACATCGAGCGCATCTACCTGCCCGACAGCCGGTACGACGAGCTGAAGGCCGCCTTCGTCACCGCCACGCAGGCGCTCGAGCTCGGCGCGGCGTACGACTTCGGGCCGGACGTCGGGTCGCTGATCTCACCCGACCACATGGCGCGGGTCTACGCCCACGTCGAGGACGCGGTCGCCAAGGGCGCCCACGTGGTCACCGGCGGACGGGCGCGCCCCGACCTCGGCCCGGCGTTCTTCGAGCCCACGATCCTCGAGGGGGTCACCTCGGAGATGGAGTGCGGGGTCACCGAGACCTTTGGGCCCGTGGTCGCGCTGCACCGCTACCGCACCGTGGAGGAGGCGATCGCGCTGGCCAACGACACCGACTACGGGCTCAACGCGTCGGTGTGGGGCAGCGACGTCGCCCGCGCCGAGCGGGTCGCGCGCCGCATCGAGGCCGGCAACGTCAACGTCAACGACGCCCTCGCCACGGCGTACGCCTCGAAGGGGACGCCGTCCGGCGGGATCAAGCAGTCCGGCGTCGGCGCCCGGCACGGCGACCAGGGCCTGCTGAAGTACACCGACGTGCAGAACCTTGCGGTGCTGAAGAAGCAGGTGATGGGCATCCGCCCGGGCCAGGACTACGACGCCTACGTCGAGCAGATGCTGTCCGGGCTGCGGATGATGCGGCGCTTCCGGATCCGGTGA
- a CDS encoding aldo/keto reductase translates to MTDMTYRPLGDSGLMVSTVGVGCNAFSGRVDLDGVRDILAAARDTGVTLLDTADVYGGRPGGSEELLGEALRGQREHFVVATKFGMDMRGANGPDHGARASRRYVRRAVEASLRRLGTDHLDLYQLHRPDGVTPVEETLSALTDLVREGKVRYIGCSNFAAWQVADADWTARSAGLERFVSAQNRYSLLDRRLEEEVVPACETFGLGVLPFFPLEFGLLTGKYRRGEQAPAGSRAQLEPSRASWLAGADWDRIEALEQYAAERDLSVLDVAIAGLAAQPAVASVISGATSGEQVRANAAVLRWQPTRADLVVLDDLTAR, encoded by the coding sequence ATGACGGACATGACCTACCGACCGCTCGGTGACTCCGGGCTGATGGTGAGCACCGTGGGGGTCGGCTGCAACGCCTTCAGCGGACGCGTGGACCTCGACGGGGTGCGGGACATCCTCGCCGCGGCCCGCGACACCGGAGTGACGCTGCTCGACACCGCCGACGTGTACGGCGGGCGGCCCGGCGGCAGCGAGGAGCTGCTCGGCGAGGCGCTGCGCGGGCAGCGCGAGCACTTCGTGGTGGCCACCAAGTTCGGCATGGACATGCGCGGCGCGAACGGTCCCGACCACGGCGCGCGGGCCTCGCGGCGCTACGTGCGCCGCGCGGTCGAGGCGAGCCTGCGCCGCCTCGGCACCGACCACCTCGACCTCTACCAGCTGCACCGCCCCGACGGCGTGACCCCGGTCGAGGAGACGCTGTCGGCGCTCACCGACCTGGTCCGCGAGGGCAAGGTCCGCTACATCGGCTGCTCCAACTTCGCCGCCTGGCAGGTCGCCGACGCCGACTGGACCGCCCGCTCCGCTGGCCTGGAGCGGTTCGTGTCGGCGCAGAACCGCTACTCGCTCCTCGACCGCCGCCTCGAGGAGGAGGTCGTGCCCGCCTGCGAGACCTTCGGGCTCGGCGTACTGCCGTTCTTCCCCCTCGAGTTCGGCCTGCTCACCGGCAAGTACCGCCGTGGCGAGCAGGCGCCGGCTGGCTCGCGCGCCCAGCTCGAGCCCAGCCGCGCCAGCTGGCTGGCCGGCGCCGACTGGGACCGCATCGAGGCCCTCGAGCAGTACGCCGCGGAGCGCGACCTCAGCGTGCTCGACGTGGCGATCGCGGGCCTGGCGGCCCAGCCCGCTGTCGCCTCGGTGATCTCGGGAGCCACCTCGGGCGAGCAGGTCCGCGCCAACGCGGCGGTGCTGCGCTGGCAGCCCACCCGCGCCGACCTGGTGGTCCTCGACGACCTCACCGCGCGCTGA
- a CDS encoding dioxygenase gives MNVTSPSSTGPSPRSTDRMPALYLGHGAPPLLDDPVWSGQLAALARDLPRPKAILIVSAHWESAPLSLTGNGAPLVYDFGGFDPKYYRMTYATPDSTALAQRVAAMMPDTEPVHQHVSRGLDHGAWVPLKIMYPEADIPVLQMSLPTHDSERLMRLGARLRPLRDEGVLVIGSGFLTHGLPFLTEFRIDAAAPGWSREFDAWAAEALARGDVDELAAYRDRAPGMPYAHPTVEHYTPLFVALGAGTAPETPAEQIIDGFWMGLSKRSLQLA, from the coding sequence ATGAACGTGACGTCCCCGAGCAGCACCGGCCCCTCGCCCCGCAGCACCGACCGGATGCCGGCCCTCTACCTCGGGCACGGCGCTCCCCCGCTGCTCGACGACCCGGTGTGGTCGGGCCAGCTCGCCGCCCTCGCCCGCGACCTGCCGCGCCCGAAGGCGATCCTGATCGTCAGCGCCCACTGGGAGTCCGCCCCGCTGAGCCTCACCGGCAACGGTGCCCCGCTGGTCTACGACTTCGGCGGCTTCGACCCGAAGTACTACCGGATGACCTACGCGACCCCGGACAGCACCGCGCTCGCGCAGCGGGTCGCGGCGATGATGCCCGACACCGAGCCGGTCCACCAGCACGTCAGCCGCGGGCTCGACCACGGCGCCTGGGTGCCGCTGAAGATCATGTATCCCGAGGCCGACATCCCGGTGCTGCAGATGTCGCTGCCGACCCACGACTCGGAGCGGCTGATGCGCCTGGGCGCGCGCCTGCGCCCGCTACGCGACGAGGGCGTGCTGGTGATCGGCTCGGGGTTCCTCACCCACGGCCTGCCGTTCCTCACCGAGTTCCGCATCGACGCCGCGGCGCCGGGCTGGTCGCGCGAGTTCGACGCGTGGGCGGCCGAGGCGCTCGCGCGCGGGGACGTCGACGAGCTCGCGGCGTACCGCGACCGCGCGCCCGGGATGCCCTACGCCCACCCCACCGTGGAGCACTACACGCCGCTGTTCGTCGCGCTCGGCGCCGGCACCGCCCCCGAGACCCCGGCCGAGCAGATCATCGACGGCTTCTGGATGGGCCTGTCCAAGCGCAGCCTGCAGCTCGCCTGA
- a CDS encoding uracil-DNA glycosylase, which yields MAPDWARALAPVDDTIAALGGFLRAELAAGRPYLPTGERVFRAFERPLADVRVLVVGQDPYPTPGHPIGLSFAVDADVRPLPRSLANIYREAEADLGIAMPEHGDLTAWADRGVMLLNRVLTVRPGEPGSHRRQGWEQVTECAIRALAARGGPLVAVLWGRDAQSLTPLLGGVPIVASAHPSPLSARRGFFGSRPFSRVDALLVEQGGSPVDWTLPKE from the coding sequence ATGGCGCCCGACTGGGCGCGGGCGCTGGCCCCCGTCGACGACACGATCGCGGCGCTCGGCGGCTTCCTGCGCGCGGAGCTGGCCGCCGGACGGCCCTACCTCCCGACCGGGGAGCGGGTCTTCCGTGCCTTCGAGCGGCCGCTGGCCGACGTGCGGGTGCTGGTGGTGGGCCAGGACCCCTATCCCACGCCCGGCCACCCGATCGGGCTGAGCTTCGCCGTCGACGCCGACGTACGCCCGCTGCCGCGCAGCCTGGCCAACATCTACCGCGAGGCGGAGGCGGACCTGGGGATCGCGATGCCCGAGCACGGCGACCTCACCGCCTGGGCCGACCGTGGCGTGATGCTGCTCAACCGAGTGCTGACCGTGCGTCCCGGCGAGCCCGGCTCGCACCGGCGACAGGGCTGGGAGCAGGTCACCGAGTGCGCGATCCGCGCGCTGGCCGCCCGCGGCGGCCCGCTGGTCGCGGTGCTGTGGGGCCGCGACGCGCAGTCGCTGACCCCGCTGCTCGGCGGGGTGCCGATCGTCGCGTCGGCGCACCCCTCCCCGCTCTCGGCTCGCCGCGGGTTCTTCGGCTCGCGGCCCTTCAGCCGCGTCGACGCGCTGCTGGTCGAGCAGGGCGGGAGCCCGGTGGACTGGACGCTCCCGAAGGAATAA